A DNA window from Amycolatopsis sp. DSM 110486 contains the following coding sequences:
- a CDS encoding FadR/GntR family transcriptional regulator, whose protein sequence is MDGVPAPVEPDPSGGDQAATPPQAAYRPGYEVVAEQILQLIAELRLQAGDRMPTENELATRLGTSRTVVREAVKILSAIGRVRAQKGRGLYVADDEGMLGSARWGSFFLPTDLDHVYMLFEFRRVQEMTASRLAATRATPGELRSIEAAAETCREGHLTGEAALFDRGDDEFHLGIAAASHNQFLLAAVREVRRLQHQSSTIGLRGTVGGHAAEAIDEHAAIYQAIRDGDSEAAAQAAAVHLDNTLEDYRREIQRRVFG, encoded by the coding sequence GTGGACGGCGTGCCCGCACCGGTCGAACCCGATCCGAGTGGTGGCGACCAGGCGGCGACCCCGCCGCAGGCCGCGTACCGGCCCGGGTACGAGGTCGTCGCCGAGCAGATTCTCCAGCTCATCGCGGAGCTGCGACTCCAGGCCGGTGATCGCATGCCCACCGAGAACGAGCTGGCCACACGACTGGGGACGTCCCGCACGGTCGTGCGCGAAGCGGTCAAGATCCTCTCCGCGATCGGTCGCGTGCGCGCGCAGAAGGGCCGCGGGCTCTACGTCGCCGACGACGAGGGCATGCTGGGTTCGGCGCGCTGGGGCAGCTTTTTCCTGCCGACCGACCTCGATCACGTCTACATGCTCTTCGAGTTCCGCCGCGTGCAGGAGATGACCGCGAGCCGGCTGGCGGCGACCCGGGCCACCCCCGGGGAGCTCCGGTCGATCGAAGCGGCCGCGGAAACCTGCCGCGAAGGGCACCTGACCGGAGAGGCGGCGCTGTTCGACCGCGGGGACGACGAGTTCCACCTCGGCATCGCGGCCGCGTCCCACAACCAGTTCCTCCTGGCCGCCGTCCGCGAAGTCCGGCGGCTGCAGCACCAGTCCAGCACGATCGGCCTGCGCGGCACGGTCGGCGGGCACGCCGCCGAGGCGATCGACGAACACGCCGCGATCTACCAGGCGATCCGCGACGGGGACTCGGAGGCCGCCGCGCAGGCCGCCGCGGTCCACCTGGACAACACCCTCGAGGACTACCGCCGGGAAATCCAGCGCCGGGTGTTCGGCTGA
- a CDS encoding long-chain fatty acid--CoA ligase: MPEQSRVSPPAEATGAVEGLMQPRPLTIAHILERAERLYAHKHVTTAGGERLTYAEVAGHARRLATALDSLGVPAGARVATFASNSRRHLELYLAVPATKRVLHSINIRLSAEHLEYIAGHAEDDVVFVDRGLLARIWPSAGKLPRVRYWVVLADGTDDPIPADPRILDYDELIAGAEPFQGSFEETFELAEENLASGLCYTSGTTGPPKGVLYSHRSTILHCLGTLAAGLIGLRESDVVMPIVPMFHANAWGLPYGAMMAGASLVLPGASAEPAHLLGLMETERVTVAGAVPTVWTSLLPRLRRHDLSATRFLLGGGSAVPPALSEAYRAALGVPVTHSWGMTEISPVGAIGGTRTQHRDATEAEQVAVRAAQGQPLPLVNVRIADVETGRELPRDGRAVGELQVAGPWVAGGYFRTDGGESFTGDGWLRTGDLATINAHGYLRLVDRMKDLIKSGGEWISSVELEAALSAHPDVVEVAVIARPDPRWMERPVAYVVVREGSAATAEDLTRHLTPRVAKWWLPDEFVFMTTLPKTGTGKLSKTALRESLRPA, translated from the coding sequence ATGCCTGAGCAGTCCCGCGTCTCCCCTCCTGCCGAGGCGACCGGCGCCGTGGAAGGGCTGATGCAGCCTCGGCCGCTGACCATCGCGCACATCCTGGAGCGCGCCGAGCGGCTGTATGCGCACAAGCACGTGACGACGGCCGGTGGCGAGCGGCTCACCTACGCCGAAGTGGCAGGCCACGCCCGGCGGCTGGCCACCGCGCTGGACTCACTCGGCGTCCCGGCCGGTGCCCGCGTCGCCACGTTCGCGAGCAACAGCCGCCGTCACCTGGAGCTCTACCTGGCGGTACCGGCGACCAAGCGGGTGCTGCACTCCATCAACATCCGGCTCTCGGCCGAGCACCTGGAGTACATCGCCGGCCACGCCGAGGACGACGTGGTGTTCGTCGACCGTGGGCTGCTGGCGAGGATCTGGCCCAGCGCCGGGAAGCTGCCGCGGGTGCGGTACTGGGTGGTGCTGGCCGACGGCACCGACGACCCGATCCCGGCGGACCCCCGGATCCTGGACTACGACGAGCTGATCGCCGGTGCCGAGCCGTTCCAGGGCTCGTTCGAGGAGACCTTCGAGCTCGCGGAGGAGAACCTGGCCTCGGGGCTGTGCTACACCTCCGGCACCACCGGACCGCCCAAGGGTGTGCTCTACAGCCACCGCTCGACGATCCTGCACTGCCTGGGGACGCTCGCGGCCGGGCTCATCGGCCTGCGCGAGAGCGACGTCGTGATGCCGATCGTGCCCATGTTCCACGCCAACGCGTGGGGCCTGCCGTACGGCGCGATGATGGCGGGCGCGTCCCTGGTGCTGCCCGGTGCGTCCGCGGAGCCGGCTCACCTGCTGGGGTTGATGGAAACCGAGCGGGTCACCGTGGCCGGCGCCGTTCCGACGGTGTGGACGAGCCTGCTTCCTCGGCTGCGCCGGCACGACCTGAGCGCCACGCGGTTCCTGCTCGGCGGCGGTTCGGCGGTGCCCCCGGCGTTGTCCGAGGCCTACCGCGCCGCGCTCGGGGTGCCCGTCACGCACTCCTGGGGGATGACCGAGATCAGTCCGGTCGGGGCCATCGGTGGCACCCGCACCCAGCACCGGGACGCGACCGAAGCGGAGCAGGTGGCCGTGCGGGCCGCTCAGGGGCAGCCGCTGCCGCTGGTGAACGTGCGGATCGCCGACGTCGAGACCGGCCGGGAGCTGCCGCGCGACGGCCGCGCTGTCGGCGAGCTGCAGGTCGCCGGCCCGTGGGTGGCCGGCGGCTACTTCCGGACGGACGGCGGCGAGAGCTTCACCGGCGACGGCTGGCTGCGCACGGGCGACCTGGCCACCATCAACGCGCACGGGTACCTGCGGCTCGTGGACCGGATGAAGGACCTCATCAAGTCCGGTGGCGAGTGGATTTCCTCGGTCGAGCTCGAGGCCGCCCTCTCCGCGCACCCCGACGTCGTCGAAGTCGCCGTGATCGCCCGCCCGGACCCGCGCTGGATGGAGCGCCCCGTGGCCTACGTCGTCGTGCGCGAGGGCAGCGCCGCCACCGCCGAGGACCTCACCCGGCACCTCACGCCGAGGGTCGCGAAGTGGTGGCTGCCCGACGAGTTCGTCTTCATGACCACGCTGCCCAAGACAGGCACGGGGAAACTGTCCAAGACCGCGCTGCGGGAATCGCTGCGCCCGGCCTGA
- a CDS encoding GAF domain-containing protein produces MGLSPTSAEEDGIVAGGRAEQAESVSLLRRQRELASLYATAKSLTALGELDEVLQSIVHHAHDLTGTDFTYLSLVGDDGKLSARASEGTISAAFLAACIPADVGLGGKVLASRRPYWVRNYASATVIDHDASFDRLVGTEKLVALLGVPLVIRGEAVGALFAADRTERSFEADEIALLIAFADHAAVALDNARLYEASRTALQDLQVAYRKIEDHMAVMERAQATHEVLTGAVLQGGTPGDVAQLLADQLGGSVTLLDRTGAVVVHRDSVVDPSPPPAEADLAEAVRTAHRSGRCTTSVEKAGVARSVAAIRAGDSHLGALAWSRKAGDVADLDLRTLERATHVMGLLILKERAVADASERLSGELLTELMVGSPGIDAAQRVRARARGIDPDRLVLVLVAESATSSSTELSRHLHDIARDHCGLAGEHLGRATMILPSADDEQTVEEVQRRLRRAVGGPVVVVAERATNHDWSRAFSLAGRCGAVMRALGHTDVGATTGRYALYAMVFDPERVRELDRFIAGSIGPLLDYDQRRGTDLVGTLTAYFVHRANVAATARALHVHVNTLLKRLDRAGSVLGQNWRDNDDLELQLGLRLHGLRAIAITSS; encoded by the coding sequence GTGGGGCTTTCGCCCACCAGCGCGGAGGAGGACGGCATCGTGGCCGGTGGTCGGGCTGAGCAAGCGGAGTCGGTATCGCTGCTGCGCCGCCAACGTGAACTGGCGTCGTTGTACGCGACGGCCAAGTCGCTGACCGCACTGGGCGAACTCGACGAGGTCCTGCAGTCGATCGTCCACCACGCCCACGATCTGACGGGCACCGACTTCACCTACCTGTCGCTGGTCGGCGACGACGGCAAGCTCTCGGCCCGGGCCTCGGAAGGGACGATCTCCGCTGCTTTTCTCGCGGCGTGCATCCCGGCCGATGTGGGACTGGGCGGCAAGGTGCTGGCGTCCCGCAGGCCGTATTGGGTGCGCAACTACGCCTCCGCGACGGTGATCGACCACGACGCGAGCTTCGACCGTCTGGTCGGCACCGAGAAACTCGTCGCGCTTCTGGGCGTGCCGCTGGTCATCCGAGGGGAAGCCGTCGGCGCCCTGTTCGCCGCCGACCGTACCGAGCGGTCCTTCGAAGCCGACGAGATCGCGCTGCTGATCGCGTTCGCCGACCACGCCGCGGTGGCCCTGGACAACGCGAGGCTCTACGAGGCGAGCCGGACGGCCCTGCAGGACTTGCAGGTGGCGTACCGGAAGATCGAGGACCACATGGCGGTCATGGAACGGGCGCAAGCGACCCACGAAGTGCTGACCGGTGCGGTGCTGCAGGGCGGGACACCCGGCGATGTCGCGCAGCTCCTGGCCGACCAGCTCGGTGGCAGCGTCACCCTCCTGGACCGGACCGGCGCGGTCGTCGTGCACCGGGATTCAGTCGTGGACCCGAGCCCGCCCCCGGCGGAGGCGGACCTGGCCGAGGCCGTCCGGACCGCGCATCGTTCGGGGCGCTGCACGACGTCGGTCGAGAAGGCGGGTGTCGCCCGCAGTGTGGCGGCGATCCGGGCGGGCGACAGCCATCTCGGCGCCTTGGCGTGGAGCCGGAAAGCCGGCGACGTGGCCGATCTCGACCTGCGGACCCTGGAGCGAGCCACGCACGTCATGGGACTGCTCATCCTGAAGGAGCGTGCGGTCGCCGACGCGAGTGAGCGGTTGAGCGGAGAGCTGCTGACCGAGCTCATGGTGGGCAGCCCGGGGATCGACGCGGCCCAGCGCGTCCGGGCCCGTGCCCGCGGCATCGATCCCGACCGCCTGGTTCTCGTCCTCGTCGCGGAGTCCGCGACGTCGTCCTCGACCGAACTCTCGCGCCACCTGCACGACATCGCGCGAGACCATTGTGGACTGGCCGGCGAACACCTCGGCCGGGCCACGATGATCCTGCCCAGCGCCGACGACGAGCAGACCGTCGAGGAGGTCCAGCGCCGGCTGCGCCGCGCGGTGGGTGGCCCGGTCGTGGTCGTCGCCGAACGGGCGACCAACCACGACTGGTCACGCGCCTTCTCCCTCGCCGGCCGCTGCGGCGCGGTCATGCGCGCGCTCGGGCACACCGATGTGGGCGCCACCACGGGCCGATACGCCCTCTACGCGATGGTCTTCGACCCCGAACGGGTCCGGGAACTCGACCGGTTCATCGCCGGCTCGATCGGCCCGCTGCTCGACTACGACCAGCGCCGCGGCACCGATCTCGTCGGCACGCTCACCGCCTACTTCGTCCATCGCGCCAACGTCGCGGCAACCGCCCGGGCGTTGCACGTGCACGTCAACACGCTGCTCAAACGGCTCGACCGCGCCGGCAGCGTGCTCGGCCAGAACTGGCGGGACAACGACGACCTGGAACTGCAGCTCGGACTGCGGCTGCACGGGCTGCGCGCGATCGCGATCACCTCGTCGTGA
- a CDS encoding MFS transporter has translation MTNPIAHPTGQSGDVGSDLSPAGRRAFRKLLVAGLVGSSIEWYDFFLYGTAAALVFPHVFFPNASALTGTLLAFSTFWAGFLARPIGGVLAGHLGDKYGRKPVVVACLAVMGAATFLIGCLPSAGSVGALAPTLLVVLRFVQGLATGGQWGGVVLLLTESAGPKRRGFAGTFGQTSVPVAVIISNVIFVAASGFMPDDAFLSWGWRIPFLVSVVMFSVVIYIQSKVEDTPEFRALQEKAAQSSNTVLRAPLAQVVRSKWGTILLGCGLLSATNSLFYVSISGLLSYATDALGVKRDPLLAVVLAGSVAMLVVIPWSGHLSDRVGRRPLILIGGLGVAVWAFPYFWLVGTASLAAIFVAVVVGFVFQCLTYGPIASFLAELFAPGVRYSGASLAYQLSAVIVSGGTPFLMTALIAGTGSTVLVAVYILLMGLITFASAWFLPETNPAEVRNDPHAVPGAHLYR, from the coding sequence ATGACCAATCCGATCGCCCATCCCACCGGACAGTCCGGTGACGTCGGCTCCGACCTTTCCCCGGCCGGCCGGCGGGCCTTCCGCAAGCTCCTGGTCGCCGGGCTCGTCGGCAGTTCGATCGAGTGGTACGACTTCTTCTTGTACGGCACGGCCGCGGCGCTCGTGTTTCCCCACGTGTTCTTCCCGAACGCCTCGGCTCTGACGGGAACTCTGCTCGCGTTCAGCACTTTCTGGGCCGGATTCCTGGCGCGGCCGATCGGCGGGGTGCTCGCCGGGCACCTCGGCGACAAGTACGGGCGCAAGCCGGTCGTCGTCGCCTGCCTGGCGGTGATGGGGGCAGCGACCTTCCTGATCGGGTGCCTGCCGAGCGCCGGCTCCGTCGGTGCACTGGCTCCGACGCTGCTGGTCGTCCTGCGCTTCGTCCAAGGACTCGCGACAGGCGGGCAGTGGGGTGGGGTAGTCCTCCTGCTCACCGAGTCCGCGGGTCCCAAGCGGCGTGGTTTCGCCGGCACGTTCGGGCAGACCAGCGTTCCCGTCGCCGTGATCATCTCCAACGTGATCTTCGTGGCCGCCAGCGGCTTCATGCCCGACGACGCCTTCCTCAGCTGGGGCTGGCGCATCCCGTTCCTGGTCAGCGTCGTCATGTTCTCGGTCGTCATCTACATCCAGTCCAAAGTGGAGGACACCCCGGAGTTCCGCGCGCTGCAGGAGAAGGCGGCCCAGTCCAGCAACACGGTGCTGCGGGCTCCGCTGGCCCAGGTCGTGCGGAGCAAGTGGGGCACCATCCTGCTCGGCTGCGGGCTCCTCTCGGCCACCAACAGCCTGTTCTACGTCAGCATCTCCGGGCTGCTCAGCTACGCGACCGACGCACTGGGCGTCAAGCGTGACCCCCTGCTCGCCGTCGTGCTGGCCGGCTCCGTGGCGATGCTCGTGGTCATCCCGTGGTCCGGGCACCTCTCCGACCGAGTGGGTCGCCGGCCGCTGATCCTGATCGGCGGCCTCGGTGTCGCCGTCTGGGCCTTCCCGTACTTCTGGCTCGTGGGCACCGCATCATTGGCCGCGATTTTCGTCGCCGTCGTGGTGGGTTTCGTCTTCCAGTGCCTCACCTACGGCCCGATCGCCAGCTTCCTCGCCGAACTGTTCGCGCCGGGCGTCCGGTACTCCGGTGCGTCCCTGGCCTATCAACTCTCCGCGGTCATCGTCAGCGGTGGCACACCGTTCCTCATGACCGCGCTCATCGCCGGGACCGGGAGCACCGTCCTGGTCGCCGTCTACATCTTGCTGATGGGGCTGATCACCTTCGCCAGCGCCTGGTTCCTGCCCGAGACCAACCCCGCCGAAGTCCGCAACGATCCGCACGCCGTTCCGGGCGCGCACCTCTACCGCTGA
- a CDS encoding tannase/feruloyl esterase family alpha/beta hydrolase: MALVLGTTGILGSGPAAAEASSTTPDCAGLAGLRIPASVMSLPTTGGRVEAATETTSVLSGQTVEYCHVDADLFPVDPAAPDIKMSVDLPRGWNRKALMFGGGGFDGTVPDQTANVPFGPVDQPVPLARHYATFASDSGHQQDPAAPPSLDGTFGVNDEALTNFAAGDALKKTRDAGLFLIRHAYRATPAEVYFAGGSTGGREALIVAQRWPNAFDGVISAYPAWNNLSEVLDLGYLAQILSRPGAFPEPAKQTLLYTSVVHACDDLDGVADNVISNPSGCHFDPHSLRCPGGADTGPACLSDAQIDAVTAMSSPFRWPYPVASGETQYPGFPFLSGADMRTPFLGFGTTAPANPMPVTSGYGMQYWAQWVKYFLTRDPGYNPLDLDPRNPGKWLGRISHLSTIEDRNNADLRPFARAGGKLILLHGAADELVSPYSTSDYYSRVRSLLGPRPTDAFMRYYVVPGSNHANSGTPAFAASWDSLSALDQWVRSGQSPANPVVADANHGNRTRPLCAYPQWPKYQAGDPDNASSFVCTR, from the coding sequence ATGGCTCTGGTGCTGGGGACCACCGGAATCCTCGGCTCCGGGCCCGCCGCCGCGGAGGCTTCCTCGACGACACCGGACTGCGCCGGGCTGGCCGGTCTCCGGATTCCCGCGTCGGTCATGAGCCTGCCGACGACCGGCGGACGCGTCGAGGCCGCTACGGAGACCACGAGTGTCCTTAGTGGACAGACCGTCGAGTACTGCCACGTCGACGCCGATCTCTTCCCCGTCGACCCGGCCGCGCCCGACATCAAGATGAGCGTCGACCTGCCCCGGGGCTGGAATCGGAAGGCGCTCATGTTCGGTGGCGGCGGCTTCGACGGCACCGTCCCCGACCAGACGGCGAACGTGCCGTTCGGCCCGGTCGACCAGCCGGTGCCGCTGGCCCGGCACTACGCGACGTTCGCGAGCGACTCCGGCCACCAGCAGGACCCGGCCGCCCCTCCGTCACTGGACGGGACGTTCGGCGTCAACGACGAAGCCCTGACCAACTTCGCGGCCGGCGACGCGCTCAAGAAGACGCGCGACGCCGGACTGTTCCTCATCCGGCACGCCTATCGGGCAACGCCGGCCGAGGTCTACTTCGCCGGCGGTTCGACCGGAGGCCGCGAGGCCCTCATCGTCGCCCAGCGGTGGCCGAACGCGTTCGACGGCGTGATCTCCGCGTACCCGGCCTGGAACAACCTCAGTGAGGTCCTGGACCTCGGGTACCTGGCGCAGATCCTGTCCCGTCCGGGAGCTTTCCCCGAGCCCGCCAAGCAGACGCTGCTCTACACCAGCGTCGTCCACGCCTGCGACGACCTGGACGGGGTCGCGGACAACGTCATCTCCAACCCGAGCGGCTGCCACTTCGACCCGCACTCGCTCCGGTGCCCCGGTGGCGCCGACACCGGGCCGGCGTGCCTGTCCGACGCCCAGATCGACGCCGTGACCGCCATGTCCTCACCGTTCCGGTGGCCGTACCCGGTCGCCAGCGGCGAGACCCAGTACCCCGGTTTCCCGTTCCTGTCGGGTGCGGACATGAGGACGCCGTTCCTCGGGTTCGGCACCACCGCGCCCGCGAATCCCATGCCGGTGACCAGCGGCTACGGGATGCAGTACTGGGCTCAGTGGGTCAAGTACTTCCTGACCCGGGACCCCGGCTACAACCCGCTCGACCTGGATCCCCGCAACCCCGGCAAGTGGCTCGGGCGAATCAGCCACCTGTCGACCATCGAAGACCGCAACAATGCCGACCTCCGCCCGTTCGCCCGCGCCGGCGGCAAACTGATCCTGCTCCACGGCGCCGCGGACGAACTGGTTTCCCCTTACTCCACCAGCGACTACTACTCCCGCGTGCGCAGTCTGCTCGGCCCCCGTCCGACCGACGCGTTCATGCGCTATTACGTCGTGCCGGGGTCGAACCACGCGAACTCGGGCACACCCGCCTTCGCCGCGTCGTGGGACTCACTGTCCGCGCTCGACCAATGGGTCCGAAGCGGCCAGTCTCCCGCGAACCCGGTCGTCGCCGACGCGAACCACGGCAACCGCACCCGTCCACTGTGTGCCTATCCACAATGGCCCAAGTATCAGGCCGGTGATCCGGACAACGCGTCCAGCTTCGTCTGCACGCGCTGA
- a CDS encoding LacI family DNA-binding transcriptional regulator, whose protein sequence is MHRLGGAAHNLGQPWVGKFAREDPEGVAVARIEDVAKRAGVSISTASRALNGHPRISRDTARRVAEAAQSLGYVASSSAYTLATGRNRNVGVVLPYIERWYFGTVLAGIESRLMRAGYDLSLYDFNGSAEQRASVFTDFLLRKHVDALITVAVRLEPHELEVLHRLDKPVLAVGGPVPGAATLRIDDFGAAKLATLHLISLGHRRIGLIGGDTASEMDFRQPETRHGGYLEAMAESGLPVSDTSFFPADFTIAGGYAAAKTALSDPRLSVSALFAASDEMAIGAILAAKDLGMKVPEDVSIVGIDGHDLSEFFGLTTVAQSPRGQGARAAELILEVLSGDQPASPTDTLWPIELVVRSTTTRYHAP, encoded by the coding sequence TTGCACAGACTGGGCGGGGCAGCCCATAATCTGGGGCAGCCGTGGGTGGGTAAGTTCGCGCGGGAAGATCCGGAGGGGGTAGCGGTGGCGAGGATCGAGGACGTGGCGAAGCGCGCCGGCGTCTCGATCTCGACGGCGTCCCGCGCGCTCAACGGTCACCCGCGCATCTCCCGGGACACCGCCCGCCGCGTCGCCGAGGCAGCGCAGTCGCTCGGCTACGTCGCGTCTTCCAGCGCGTATACCTTGGCTACCGGCCGGAATCGCAATGTCGGCGTTGTCCTGCCCTACATCGAACGGTGGTACTTCGGCACGGTGCTCGCCGGCATCGAATCCCGCCTCATGCGCGCAGGCTACGACCTGTCGCTCTACGACTTCAACGGCTCGGCCGAGCAGCGGGCGTCGGTGTTCACGGATTTCCTGCTCCGCAAGCACGTTGACGCTCTCATCACGGTTGCGGTCCGGCTGGAGCCGCACGAGCTCGAAGTGCTGCACCGGCTCGACAAGCCGGTGCTGGCGGTCGGCGGACCTGTCCCGGGAGCCGCGACCTTGCGCATCGACGACTTCGGGGCCGCCAAGCTCGCGACACTGCACCTCATTTCGTTGGGACACCGGCGCATCGGGCTCATCGGCGGCGACACGGCGAGCGAAATGGACTTCCGCCAGCCCGAGACTCGCCACGGCGGTTACCTGGAAGCCATGGCGGAAAGCGGGCTCCCGGTGTCCGACACCTCGTTCTTCCCCGCCGACTTCACCATCGCGGGCGGCTACGCGGCCGCGAAAACCGCGCTGAGCGACCCGCGGCTGAGCGTCAGCGCTCTGTTCGCGGCGTCCGACGAAATGGCGATCGGTGCCATCCTGGCCGCGAAGGACCTCGGCATGAAGGTCCCGGAAGATGTGTCCATCGTGGGCATCGACGGCCACGACCTGTCGGAGTTTTTCGGCCTGACCACCGTCGCGCAGTCCCCTCGAGGCCAAGGTGCCCGCGCCGCCGAGCTGATCCTCGAAGTGCTGTCCGGCGACCAGCCGGCCAGCCCCACCGACACCCTCTGGCCGATCGAACTGGTCGTGCGGTCGACCACGACCCGGTACCACGCGCCCTGA
- a CDS encoding ABC transporter substrate-binding protein, whose translation MRRRLTRLGMGLAAVAAAATTLTACGTGGGTTGNGTGPITFASGKDLTGAMPQLLAEWNKLHPDQKVTFIELSASPDDQRNSFVQDLQARSGKYDVMWDDVVWTSEFAAHGWLEPLDKAQVGGPDVLPAAVDTATYQGKMYGAPFMTNSALLYYRSDLVPKPPTTWAELQADCAIAKAHDMACYVGQFAQYEGLTVNAAEAITSAGGSFLSPDGSKVTVDSPQARAGLQHLVDMFRSGNIPAAALTYQEQESANAFVTGKAMFLANWPYVYTAASAAGSAVQGKFGMAQLPGPNGPGIASLGGIDLGVSAFSKHKQTAKDFVAWMQSESSQRVLVKVMNQASVLTKLYTDPDLTKASPYLPTLQKAELTAVPRLKTPNYNAVSLAIQKNVYAALQGKVSVDGAVKQLAADLQQAISAA comes from the coding sequence GTGCGGAGACGACTGACCCGGCTGGGTATGGGCCTGGCCGCCGTCGCGGCCGCGGCCACGACGCTCACCGCCTGCGGCACGGGAGGCGGCACCACCGGCAACGGCACGGGCCCCATCACCTTCGCCTCGGGCAAGGACCTCACCGGCGCGATGCCACAGCTGCTCGCGGAGTGGAACAAGCTGCACCCCGACCAGAAGGTCACGTTCATCGAGCTGTCGGCCTCCCCCGACGACCAGCGCAACTCGTTCGTGCAGGACCTGCAGGCCCGCAGCGGCAAGTACGACGTGATGTGGGACGACGTCGTGTGGACGTCCGAGTTCGCCGCCCACGGCTGGCTCGAACCGCTCGACAAGGCGCAGGTGGGTGGTCCCGACGTGCTGCCAGCCGCCGTGGACACCGCCACTTACCAGGGCAAGATGTACGGCGCCCCGTTCATGACCAACAGCGCCCTGCTCTACTACCGCTCCGACCTCGTGCCGAAGCCCCCGACGACCTGGGCCGAGCTCCAGGCGGATTGCGCCATCGCCAAGGCGCACGACATGGCGTGTTACGTGGGGCAGTTCGCGCAGTACGAAGGCCTTACCGTGAACGCGGCCGAAGCGATCACCTCGGCGGGCGGTTCTTTCCTGAGCCCCGACGGCTCGAAGGTCACCGTCGACTCGCCGCAGGCGCGGGCGGGGTTGCAGCACCTGGTCGACATGTTCCGCAGCGGAAACATCCCGGCGGCCGCGCTCACATACCAGGAGCAGGAAAGTGCCAACGCCTTCGTGACCGGGAAAGCGATGTTCCTCGCGAACTGGCCGTACGTCTACACCGCGGCGAGCGCGGCCGGCTCCGCCGTGCAGGGCAAGTTCGGCATGGCACAGCTGCCCGGTCCGAATGGCCCCGGGATCGCGTCGCTGGGCGGCATCGACCTGGGAGTCTCAGCCTTCTCCAAGCACAAGCAGACGGCGAAGGACTTCGTGGCCTGGATGCAGTCCGAGTCCAGCCAGCGGGTTCTGGTGAAGGTAATGAACCAGGCCTCGGTGCTGACCAAGCTGTACACCGACCCCGACCTGACGAAGGCCTCACCGTACCTGCCGACCTTGCAAAAGGCCGAGCTCACCGCGGTGCCCAGGCTCAAGACACCGAACTACAACGCCGTCAGCCTGGCGATCCAGAAGAACGTCTACGCGGCGTTGCAAGGCAAGGTCTCGGTCGACGGAGCCGTCAAACAGCTCGCCGCCGATCTGCAGCAGGCCATCAGCGCCGCTTGA